One window from the genome of Corynebacterium sp. SCR221107 encodes:
- the pstB gene encoding phosphate ABC transporter ATP-binding protein PstB, with protein MSKLVLDDVNIYYGDFHAVQKVNLDIPAKAVTAFIGPSGCGKSTVLRSINRMHEVIPGAYVKGKILLDGQDIYAPKVDPVSVRNTIGMVFQKPNPFPTMSIEENVVAGLKLAGEKNKKKLREVAEKSLRGANLWDEVKDRLDKPGGGLSGGQQQRLCIARAIAVEPEVLLMDEPCSALDPISTLAVEDLIHELKEEFTIVIVTHNMQQAARVSDQTAFYSLEATGKPGRLVEVGPTKKIFENPDQKETEDYISGRFG; from the coding sequence GTGTCTAAGCTCGTTCTCGACGACGTCAACATCTACTACGGCGACTTCCATGCCGTGCAAAAAGTCAACCTCGACATCCCCGCGAAGGCCGTCACCGCCTTCATCGGCCCGTCCGGCTGCGGCAAGTCCACCGTGCTGCGTTCCATCAACCGCATGCACGAGGTCATCCCGGGTGCCTACGTCAAGGGCAAGATTCTCCTGGATGGCCAGGACATCTACGCACCCAAGGTTGACCCGGTTTCCGTGCGCAACACCATCGGCATGGTGTTCCAGAAGCCAAACCCATTCCCGACCATGTCGATCGAGGAAAATGTGGTTGCTGGTCTGAAGCTGGCCGGTGAAAAGAACAAGAAGAAGTTGCGCGAGGTGGCAGAGAAGTCCCTGCGCGGCGCCAACCTCTGGGATGAGGTCAAGGACCGCCTCGACAAGCCGGGCGGGGGCCTGTCCGGCGGTCAGCAGCAGCGCTTGTGTATCGCGCGCGCCATCGCCGTCGAGCCGGAGGTTCTCCTCATGGACGAGCCGTGCTCGGCCCTCGACCCGATCTCGACTTTGGCGGTGGAGGACCTAATCCACGAGCTGAAGGAAGAGTTCACCATCGTCATCGTGACGCACAACATGCAGCAGGCAGCCCGCGTGTCCGACCAGACGGCCTTCTACTCCCTCGAGGCCACCGGCAAGCCCGGCCGCCTCGTTGAGGTAGGCCCGACCAAGAAGATCTTCGAGAATCCTGACCAGAAGGAGACCGAGGACTACATCTCCGGTCGCTTCGGATAG
- a CDS encoding diacylglycerol/lipid kinase family protein, producing MRAVLIVNPNSTSQTPALFSRVIPRLRKVPGLQLVALFTHYAGHARDICAMLADGYDFESNGTRQPVDVVIAVGGDGTVNEVINGLLGDSGKPVEQLGKRPRLAVIPTGSANVFARALGFPAEPIHATEVLAETIAAEEYRTIDLGTWDDKWFAVNAGFGIDAEVIAGVERARRRGFAATPLRYLRVALHAWRLTRKYPPRIDVTASDRNGNDFRRTALPLCVASNTNPWTFLGPLPVVTNPRNSFDLGLGLFALSSLDGIGGALSMMHLVGLGKRPWVQHLVDRRTLTFDDAMQVELDCHEPRRFQVDGEYVGTLSSVTLGAVPKAIEVYAPERTIKPTPISTLRWIVGFFDIRI from the coding sequence ATGCGCGCAGTGCTCATTGTCAATCCGAATTCCACCAGCCAGACCCCGGCGTTGTTTAGTCGGGTGATCCCGCGTCTGCGAAAGGTGCCCGGATTGCAGTTGGTTGCGCTATTCACGCATTACGCGGGGCATGCTCGTGACATCTGCGCCATGCTTGCCGACGGCTACGATTTCGAGTCCAACGGCACTCGCCAGCCGGTAGATGTGGTCATTGCCGTCGGCGGCGACGGCACCGTCAACGAGGTCATCAATGGCTTGCTCGGCGACTCCGGCAAGCCGGTGGAACAGCTGGGGAAGCGACCCCGGCTGGCGGTGATTCCCACCGGTTCGGCGAATGTGTTCGCCCGTGCACTCGGCTTCCCAGCGGAACCGATCCACGCCACCGAGGTCCTCGCGGAAACCATCGCTGCCGAGGAATACCGCACCATTGACCTAGGAACCTGGGACGACAAGTGGTTTGCCGTCAACGCCGGTTTTGGCATCGACGCCGAGGTGATCGCCGGCGTCGAGCGCGCCCGACGCCGCGGTTTTGCGGCCACCCCGCTGCGCTACCTGCGCGTGGCCCTGCATGCTTGGCGCCTTACGCGCAAGTATCCGCCGCGCATCGACGTCACCGCCAGCGACCGCAACGGCAATGATTTCCGGCGCACGGCGCTGCCTTTGTGCGTAGCCTCCAACACCAACCCCTGGACTTTCCTCGGACCGCTGCCGGTGGTCACCAATCCGCGCAACTCCTTCGACTTAGGATTGGGCCTGTTTGCGCTCTCCTCCCTCGACGGCATCGGGGGTGCGCTGTCGATGATGCACCTGGTTGGCCTCGGTAAGCGCCCCTGGGTCCAACACCTCGTGGACCGGCGTACCCTCACCTTCGACGACGCCATGCAGGTCGAACTCGACTGCCACGAACCACGGCGCTTCCAGGTCGATGGGGAATACGTGGGCACTCTCAGCTCGGTGACGCTGGGGGCGGTGCCCAAGGCCATCGAGGTCTACGCGCCCGAGCGCACGATCAAGCCCACACCGATCTCTACCCTGCGGTGGATTGTGGGATTCTTCGACATTCGAATCTAA
- a CDS encoding LmeA family phospholipid-binding protein produces MNKAQRGLISAVSSLALLGGAGWLVDTSAAARAENAISQQVREQARLDTTPNVNIIGFPFLLAYGNHTYKELTVGISDITVPTFGLVRTTTALTKVTVTSEQIASGQLEGAQAQLISRNVGLDGVSIGHLLGITDLDVSNPYDISPAGGNVSEAQLMGTPEGFDEPVAVRVKLRLKGPMFQMTPTELVDGPAERTEDIFDAFDLQFDTNTLPMGAQASYVFLTGGTIYFQSQERNVTVHMGDLSPIVAAPAAVAID; encoded by the coding sequence GTGAACAAAGCGCAACGTGGCCTTATCTCTGCGGTCTCCAGCCTCGCACTGCTCGGCGGTGCCGGGTGGCTGGTGGATACCTCCGCGGCCGCGCGCGCCGAGAACGCGATCTCGCAGCAGGTGCGCGAGCAGGCGCGCCTGGATACCACCCCGAACGTCAATATCATCGGGTTCCCGTTTCTTTTGGCCTACGGCAATCACACCTATAAGGAATTAACGGTGGGAATTTCCGATATTACGGTGCCCACCTTCGGCCTCGTGCGCACCACCACCGCGCTGACCAAGGTCACCGTCACCAGTGAGCAGATTGCCAGCGGACAGCTCGAAGGCGCCCAGGCGCAGCTGATCTCCCGCAACGTCGGGCTCGACGGGGTGTCCATCGGCCACCTTTTGGGCATTACCGATCTGGACGTATCCAACCCCTATGACATCTCCCCCGCCGGCGGCAATGTCAGTGAGGCGCAGCTGATGGGGACCCCGGAGGGCTTTGACGAGCCGGTTGCAGTCCGGGTCAAGCTGCGGCTGAAAGGGCCGATGTTCCAGATGACCCCCACGGAGCTTGTCGACGGCCCTGCCGAGCGCACGGAGGACATCTTCGATGCCTTCGATCTGCAATTCGATACCAATACCTTGCCTATGGGCGCGCAGGCCAGCTACGTCTTCTTGACCGGCGGCACCATTTATTTCCAGTCCCAAGAACGCAATGTCACCGTGCACATGGGCGACCTGTCCCCGATCGTTGCCGCGCCGGCGGCCGTTGCCATAGATTAG
- the pstA gene encoding phosphate ABC transporter permease PstA → MTNQLATKQTFSDIATGRKVTDKVMTVLIYTTMVLALIPLVWVLVDLVTRGLGPVLSADWWGSSQLGIMYTKPGGGALHAIIGTLVQVGIASIVSIPIGIFTAVYLVEYDRGGRLGRVTTFMVDILSGVPSIVAALFVYSMWIVLLGFERSGMAVAISLVLLMIPVVVRNTEEMLRVVPMDLREASYALGVPKWKTIAKIVLPTALSGIVTGIMLAVARVMGESAPVLILVGSTQAINWDAFHGPQSSLPLMMLDMYKAGTSDAVLDKLWGAAFTLVFIIAILNIAARFISAKFSVKQ, encoded by the coding sequence ATGACTAATCAACTTGCTACGAAGCAGACATTCTCGGACATCGCAACGGGCCGCAAGGTCACCGACAAAGTGATGACCGTCCTCATTTACACCACGATGGTCCTAGCGCTCATCCCGTTGGTGTGGGTTCTGGTTGACCTTGTCACCCGTGGCCTTGGCCCAGTGCTCAGCGCCGATTGGTGGGGTAGTTCCCAGCTTGGCATCATGTACACCAAGCCGGGCGGCGGCGCGCTCCACGCCATCATCGGCACCTTGGTCCAGGTGGGCATCGCGTCCATCGTGTCGATCCCGATCGGCATCTTCACCGCCGTCTACCTCGTCGAATATGACCGTGGCGGCAGGCTCGGGCGCGTGACCACCTTCATGGTCGACATCCTCTCCGGTGTTCCATCTATCGTCGCCGCGCTGTTCGTCTACTCCATGTGGATCGTGCTGCTCGGATTCGAACGCTCCGGTATGGCCGTGGCCATCTCCCTGGTGCTACTCATGATCCCCGTGGTGGTGCGTAACACCGAGGAAATGCTGCGAGTAGTCCCCATGGACCTGCGCGAAGCCTCCTATGCCTTGGGCGTGCCGAAGTGGAAGACCATCGCGAAGATCGTTTTACCGACCGCCCTTTCCGGTATCGTCACCGGCATCATGCTCGCCGTCGCCCGCGTGATGGGCGAGTCCGCACCGGTGCTCATCCTCGTGGGTTCGACCCAGGCCATCAACTGGGACGCCTTCCACGGCCCGCAGTCTTCGCTGCCGCTGATGATGCTCGATATGTACAAGGCCGGTACGTCCGATGCCGTGTTGGACAAGCTGTGGGGCGCCGCCTTCACTTTGGTGTTCATCATCGCAATCCTCAACATCGCAGCTCGCTTCATTTCCGCTAAGTTCTCCGTCAAGCAGTAA
- a CDS encoding aminodeoxychorismate lyase, with protein sequence MAPIYPGQKVEPIILAVEPFGGSVRNHRPQLPLVFFDDAAVTRGDGVFETLLLHGDHACNLERHAKRFQASARLLDLPEPNVDYWISATHEALAQWRERSDADAKCSWTYTRGRASTGIPTAWITVQAIGDSVLEQRANGVKVMTSPRGYSIDRITTTHADDAGNLVAESSPVAPWLVVGAKTLSYAANMAALRWARGHGFDDVIYVDGDKVLEGATSTVVTVRGDKLRTPIPGGDILPGTTQAALFEHATARGWRCKAKELSVADLVRADSVWLVSSVRIAARVRRIDDTKLERPDNEEEIKELIMGALGAN encoded by the coding sequence ATGGCGCCGATCTATCCCGGACAAAAAGTAGAACCCATCATCCTCGCAGTTGAGCCCTTTGGCGGCTCGGTCCGCAACCACCGGCCGCAGCTCCCGCTGGTCTTCTTCGACGACGCGGCGGTGACCCGAGGCGATGGCGTCTTCGAAACGCTGTTGCTCCACGGCGACCACGCGTGCAACCTCGAGCGTCATGCCAAGCGCTTCCAGGCCTCCGCGCGCCTGCTCGACCTCCCGGAACCCAACGTTGACTATTGGATCTCCGCCACCCATGAGGCACTAGCCCAGTGGCGCGAGCGCAGCGACGCCGACGCGAAGTGTTCCTGGACCTATACCCGCGGCCGCGCCTCCACGGGGATCCCCACCGCATGGATCACGGTCCAAGCCATCGGCGACTCGGTGCTCGAGCAGCGGGCTAACGGCGTGAAGGTGATGACCAGCCCGCGCGGCTACTCCATAGACCGCATTACCACCACTCACGCCGACGATGCCGGCAACCTCGTTGCCGAGTCCTCACCCGTGGCGCCGTGGCTGGTGGTCGGCGCTAAGACCTTAAGCTACGCGGCGAACATGGCGGCGCTGCGCTGGGCCCGCGGGCACGGCTTCGACGACGTCATCTACGTCGACGGGGACAAGGTTCTCGAGGGCGCTACCTCCACCGTGGTCACCGTGCGCGGGGACAAGCTGCGCACGCCCATCCCCGGTGGTGACATCCTGCCCGGTACCACCCAGGCGGCGCTTTTCGAGCACGCCACCGCGAGGGGGTGGCGCTGCAAGGCCAAGGAGCTTTCTGTCGCCGACCTTGTGCGCGCGGACTCGGTGTGGCTCGTCTCCAGCGTGCGCATCGCGGCGCGGGTGCGCCGCATCGACGACACGAAGCTCGAGCGCCCTGACAACGAGGAGGAGATCAAGGAGCTGATCATGGGCGCGCTGGGCGCGAATTAG
- a CDS encoding DUF3073 domain-containing protein, with protein MGRGRAKAKQTKVARQLKYNTPNMDLDSLQRELAGKSPSHSNSQDYDDLPVDDQYAEYAEWIEDEEDSYDEGQAGNRK; from the coding sequence ATGGGTCGCGGTCGCGCGAAGGCAAAACAGACCAAGGTTGCACGCCAGCTGAAGTACAACACTCCGAACATGGATCTGGATTCTTTGCAGCGTGAGCTGGCGGGAAAGTCCCCGAGCCACAGCAACAGCCAGGACTATGACGACCTCCCCGTCGATGATCAGTACGCCGAGTACGCCGAATGGATCGAGGACGAAGAGGATTCCTACGATGAGGGGCAGGCGGGAAACCGCAAGTAG
- a CDS encoding DsbA family oxidoreductase, with translation MRIDLWSDVVCPFCLIGKRHLELALEQFPHRDEAEIVWHSFELDPNAPTISTQSLVEMVAHKYGATPAQAEASQVDIARRAAAVGLEFNWREAKPGNTFNAHRLIHLAAATGGGALADVVAKALIKAYFTDGVAIGTDAELRTVAIDAGLSAADVDRVLTGSDYTEEVRADEAQAHQLGISGVPFFLFEEKWAISGAQPVEAFVQGLHTVWEATHPQPQAPAFVDLGGQDNNAPSCGPEGC, from the coding sequence ATGCGAATTGATCTTTGGTCCGACGTTGTTTGCCCCTTTTGCCTGATCGGCAAGCGCCACCTCGAGCTCGCCCTCGAGCAATTCCCCCACCGCGACGAGGCCGAGATCGTTTGGCACAGCTTCGAACTCGACCCCAACGCACCTACCATCTCCACCCAGTCGCTGGTGGAGATGGTCGCCCACAAGTATGGCGCAACCCCCGCGCAGGCCGAGGCTTCGCAGGTGGACATCGCCCGCCGCGCGGCAGCCGTTGGCCTCGAATTCAACTGGCGGGAGGCCAAGCCGGGCAATACCTTCAACGCCCATCGCCTCATCCACCTCGCCGCCGCAACCGGCGGTGGCGCGCTTGCCGACGTTGTGGCGAAGGCACTCATCAAGGCCTACTTCACCGACGGGGTTGCCATCGGTACTGATGCCGAGCTACGCACGGTCGCCATCGACGCCGGTCTTTCCGCCGCGGACGTCGACCGCGTGCTGACTGGAAGCGATTACACCGAGGAGGTCCGCGCAGACGAGGCTCAAGCCCACCAACTGGGCATCAGCGGGGTTCCCTTCTTCCTGTTTGAAGAAAAATGGGCCATCAGCGGTGCGCAGCCTGTGGAGGCTTTTGTTCAGGGGCTTCACACCGTTTGGGAGGCAACCCACCCGCAACCCCAGGCGCCGGCCTTCGTCGACCTTGGCGGGCAGGACAATAATGCGCCCTCCTGCGGTCCCGAGGGCTGCTAA
- the mshD gene encoding mycothiol synthase yields the protein MSAPSLYDEASVRTGIDPAAAHAIASRAENADGVPAISEQFLLGLDDPHFGHTHFGVYLGDQLAGFAAVDGDSVELVVDPSHRRHGLGSKLIDAATAHGVTKIWAHGDLPGAQHIGATHHMVVTRTLLVMGSDDIDVSVVVPEGFTIMNLTQARAELDDADGQWLKANNQAFSWHPEQGGWDLDRLARAQKTTWFRPEDVLFLVHDGDITGFHWLKRHSETLGEIYVVGLARDFRGKGLGDPLVRAGLKHLHDLGMNRAILYVEADNKPAVNAYTALGFQVHERHVVYEPQGEL from the coding sequence ATGTCTGCTCCATCGCTTTACGACGAAGCCAGCGTCCGTACCGGCATTGACCCCGCGGCCGCGCACGCTATCGCATCGCGCGCTGAAAATGCCGACGGCGTCCCCGCCATCTCCGAACAGTTCCTCTTGGGCTTGGACGACCCACATTTCGGGCACACCCATTTTGGCGTGTACCTAGGCGATCAACTGGCCGGATTTGCCGCCGTCGACGGCGATAGCGTGGAGTTGGTGGTCGATCCCTCCCACCGCCGCCACGGGCTTGGCTCCAAGCTTATTGACGCCGCCACCGCCCACGGTGTCACCAAGATCTGGGCCCACGGCGACCTGCCAGGCGCCCAACACATAGGCGCGACCCACCACATGGTGGTAACCCGCACCCTGCTGGTCATGGGCTCCGACGACATTGACGTCTCCGTGGTGGTTCCCGAAGGCTTTACAATCATGAACCTTACCCAAGCCCGCGCCGAGCTAGACGACGCCGACGGCCAGTGGCTCAAGGCCAACAACCAGGCCTTTTCCTGGCATCCGGAGCAAGGTGGCTGGGACCTCGATCGCTTGGCGCGCGCCCAAAAGACCACGTGGTTTCGCCCTGAGGACGTCCTTTTCCTCGTCCACGACGGGGATATTACGGGCTTCCACTGGCTCAAGCGCCACAGCGAGACCCTAGGGGAAATCTACGTGGTGGGGCTCGCCCGGGATTTCCGCGGCAAGGGGCTCGGCGATCCGCTGGTGCGCGCTGGCCTCAAGCACTTGCACGATCTGGGCATGAACCGCGCCATTTTATATGTGGAGGCCGATAACAAGCCCGCAGTCAATGCCTATACCGCTTTGGGCTTTCAGGTGCACGAGCGCCATGTGGTCTATGAACCACAAGGCGAGCTGTAA
- a CDS encoding FABP family protein — protein MSDKQPETPKVSLAGSEAVNRAAQQWKDTAHRNIPGLGDLPIPDDTANLREGPNLHDGLLALLPLVGVWRGTGQAVGSDEGQYNFGQQITFAHDGENYLTYESRIWKIGEDGEPAGLDVRESGFWRISLKDEIEVVVSHSTGVVEIFYGQPVNERAWEIEAASTMVTETGPADLGPAKRLYGLMPNNNLGWVDERLVDGELRPRMSAELSRVIG, from the coding sequence ATGAGTGACAAGCAACCAGAAACCCCCAAGGTATCGCTTGCGGGCAGCGAGGCCGTCAACCGCGCCGCGCAGCAGTGGAAGGACACCGCCCACCGCAACATCCCCGGCCTGGGCGATCTGCCCATCCCGGATGACACCGCCAACCTGCGCGAGGGTCCGAATCTGCACGATGGGCTGCTCGCGCTGCTGCCGCTGGTCGGCGTGTGGCGCGGCACCGGCCAGGCTGTGGGCTCGGATGAAGGCCAGTACAACTTCGGCCAGCAAATCACCTTCGCCCACGACGGCGAGAATTACCTTACCTACGAGTCGCGGATCTGGAAGATCGGAGAGGATGGCGAGCCAGCCGGGCTGGATGTACGCGAGTCCGGTTTCTGGCGCATTAGCCTCAAAGACGAGATCGAGGTGGTCGTGAGCCACTCCACCGGCGTGGTGGAAATCTTCTACGGACAGCCGGTCAATGAGCGCGCATGGGAGATCGAGGCCGCGTCCACGATGGTCACCGAGACCGGCCCGGCAGATCTCGGCCCCGCCAAACGCCTGTATGGCCTGATGCCCAACAACAACTTGGGTTGGGTCGATGAACGCCTCGTCGACGGCGAGCTGCGCCCGCGCATGTCCGCCGAGCTTTCCCGCGTGATCGGCTAA
- the ygfZ gene encoding CAF17-like 4Fe-4S cluster assembly/insertion protein YgfZ — translation MGLPGAAPLQDPEREGAHPVPTALAGVAWHYGNPLSEQRFFESGCGMVDLSHRRLIKVEGADAATFLNNLLSQKLDDAPDGFFGQALDLDGQGHVLHQMQVSRIGDAFYLDTTADRIDSLREYLHKMVFWSQVVISDPELAIIALIGPERDAVINPAGVVFSRQASVGLARRELIVSREMLSYVASALVAQGVAPVGLMAYTAARVRALEPEASLDLDDKSIPHEAAFFIPAAVHLHKGCYRGQETVARVDNLGRSPRVLVLVHIDGSAPDQPRSGDAIESGGRVVGRLGTVVDDYEYGPIGLALIKRSALGSSQLVAGQAALAIDKDSLPSDGGERPGRAAINKLRGI, via the coding sequence TTGGGGCTACCTGGTGCCGCCCCGCTCCAAGATCCAGAGCGCGAGGGCGCCCACCCAGTGCCCACGGCCTTGGCCGGAGTAGCGTGGCACTATGGGAACCCGCTGAGTGAGCAGCGTTTCTTTGAGTCCGGCTGTGGCATGGTGGATCTCAGCCACCGCCGTTTGATCAAGGTAGAAGGCGCCGATGCGGCTACTTTTCTCAATAACCTTTTGTCCCAAAAGCTCGATGACGCACCCGATGGATTCTTCGGCCAGGCGCTCGACCTCGACGGCCAGGGACATGTCCTGCACCAAATGCAGGTAAGTCGTATCGGCGATGCGTTTTATCTCGACACCACCGCAGATCGCATCGATAGCCTGCGGGAGTATCTCCACAAGATGGTCTTCTGGTCGCAGGTGGTCATTTCCGACCCCGAGCTGGCGATCATTGCCCTGATAGGCCCCGAGCGCGACGCCGTAATAAACCCAGCTGGCGTAGTTTTTAGCAGGCAGGCCAGCGTTGGTCTTGCCCGCAGGGAGCTCATCGTCTCCCGCGAGATGCTTTCCTACGTCGCCAGCGCGCTTGTGGCCCAGGGGGTCGCGCCCGTGGGGCTGATGGCATATACGGCAGCTCGCGTGCGCGCCCTCGAACCGGAGGCATCGCTGGACCTGGATGATAAGTCGATCCCACACGAGGCAGCCTTTTTTATACCCGCTGCGGTTCACCTGCACAAGGGCTGCTACCGCGGCCAGGAAACCGTCGCCCGGGTTGATAACCTCGGGCGCTCACCGCGGGTGTTGGTCTTAGTCCACATCGACGGCTCCGCGCCGGACCAGCCACGGTCAGGAGACGCCATCGAATCGGGCGGGAGGGTCGTCGGCAGGCTCGGCACCGTCGTCGATGACTATGAGTATGGGCCGATCGGGCTCGCGTTGATCAAGCGTTCGGCCTTGGGCTCGAGCCAGCTTGTCGCGGGGCAGGCTGCGTTGGCGATCGATAAGGATTCCCTGCCCTCCGATGGGGGCGAGCGACCCGGCCGGGCCGCGATTAACAAATTGCGCGGCATCTGA
- the pstS gene encoding phosphate ABC transporter substrate-binding protein PstS translates to MNSKLKRSLFALTAVSALALTACSETGNNASSGSSDSASASADGLSGTTGQLVAEGASSQQKAMDYFGVQYQAAVPGANLAYNPTGSGSGQEQFINGQVMFAGSDSALKEDQVTKAAERCGGADAWHLPFVIGPVAIAYNLEGVDTLNLSTATVAKIFKGDITKWNADEIKAENEGIELPDTDIKVVYRSDESGTSDNFQKFLKAATGDWEGEGKAFPNTVGAGANGSSGVANEVEATNGAITYVEAGFAQEKGLGIANLDFGAGAVELNAETVGKAIDGMEFKTTGNDMVVDSDKLFATNSEGAYPLVLTTYEIVCSDYSGTSDAEGTADMVKDFLTVALDSQDSELESLGFIPVAKDSTHGKRLADAIAAIK, encoded by the coding sequence GTGAACTCTAAGCTCAAGCGCTCCCTGTTTGCCCTCACCGCAGTCTCCGCACTGGCTCTTACCGCCTGCTCTGAGACCGGCAACAACGCTTCCTCCGGTTCTTCCGACTCCGCTTCCGCTTCCGCAGACGGCCTGTCCGGCACCACCGGCCAGCTGGTCGCTGAGGGCGCTTCCTCCCAGCAGAAGGCTATGGACTACTTCGGTGTCCAGTACCAGGCTGCAGTTCCAGGTGCTAACTTGGCTTACAACCCGACCGGTTCCGGTTCCGGCCAGGAGCAGTTCATCAACGGCCAGGTCATGTTCGCCGGTTCTGACTCCGCCCTGAAGGAGGACCAGGTCACCAAGGCTGCCGAGCGCTGTGGCGGTGCTGACGCATGGCACCTGCCTTTCGTCATCGGCCCAGTTGCCATCGCTTACAACCTCGAGGGCGTTGACACCCTGAACCTGTCCACCGCCACCGTTGCCAAGATCTTCAAGGGCGACATCACCAAGTGGAACGCCGACGAGATCAAGGCTGAGAACGAGGGCATTGAGCTGCCAGACACCGACATCAAGGTCGTCTACCGCTCCGACGAGTCCGGTACCTCCGACAACTTCCAGAAGTTCTTGAAGGCCGCCACCGGCGACTGGGAGGGCGAGGGCAAGGCATTCCCGAACACCGTCGGTGCCGGCGCTAACGGCTCTTCCGGTGTCGCCAACGAGGTTGAGGCCACCAACGGTGCCATCACCTACGTCGAGGCTGGCTTCGCTCAGGAGAAGGGGCTTGGCATCGCCAACCTCGACTTCGGCGCGGGCGCGGTTGAGCTCAATGCCGAGACCGTCGGCAAGGCCATCGACGGCATGGAGTTCAAGACCACCGGCAACGACATGGTCGTTGACTCCGACAAGCTGTTCGCTACCAACTCCGAGGGTGCATACCCGCTGGTTTTGACCACCTACGAGATCGTCTGCTCCGACTACTCCGGCACCAGCGACGCCGAGGGCACCGCTGACATGGTCAAGGACTTCCTGACCGTGGCACTGGACAGCCAGGATTCCGAGCTCGAGTCCCTGGGCTTCATCCCAGTGGCGAAGGACTCCACTCACGGCAAGCGTCTGGCTGACGCCATCGCCGCCATCAAGTAA
- the pstC gene encoding phosphate ABC transporter permease subunit PstC, whose translation MNMSTRDRLDSKADQASGTKEGAANTAAPALASGAGAVKRPGDRIFEFLSTASATIITVLIAAIGAFLLWRAVPSLMRNEGGLVGFFTYRDAWDLSNLDSMKFGIPNLFAVTVLISVLALVIAMPIALGVAIFLTNYAPKKAVKPLGFLVDMLAAVPSIVYGLWGWQVLGPFLSGFFKWINSWGGGFPLFATYSNSPSFDTARNIMTGGVLLAIMILPIIAATAREVFVQTPPGHIESALALGATRWEVVRMTVLPFGMSGFISGSMLGLGRALGETMALYMVVSPSSAFRFSLFDGGTTFATAIANAAPEFNSDIKAGAYIAAGLVLFALTFIVNAFARSLVSKK comes from the coding sequence ATGAACATGTCCACCAGGGATCGCCTTGATAGCAAGGCGGACCAGGCCTCCGGAACTAAGGAGGGCGCCGCTAACACCGCTGCGCCAGCCCTGGCTTCGGGCGCCGGTGCCGTCAAGCGACCGGGCGACCGAATCTTTGAGTTCCTATCAACGGCATCCGCCACCATCATCACGGTACTCATCGCCGCCATTGGTGCCTTCCTCCTCTGGCGCGCTGTCCCGTCGTTGATGCGCAACGAAGGTGGCCTCGTCGGCTTCTTCACCTACCGCGATGCTTGGGATCTCTCCAACCTGGATTCGATGAAGTTCGGTATTCCGAACCTCTTCGCAGTCACCGTGTTGATTTCGGTCCTGGCACTGGTGATTGCCATGCCTATTGCGCTCGGCGTGGCCATCTTCCTGACCAACTACGCGCCCAAGAAGGCTGTCAAGCCTCTTGGATTCCTGGTGGACATGCTTGCGGCTGTGCCTTCCATCGTCTATGGCCTGTGGGGTTGGCAGGTGCTCGGCCCCTTCCTCTCCGGCTTCTTCAAGTGGATCAATTCCTGGGGCGGCGGCTTCCCGCTGTTTGCCACCTATTCGAACTCTCCGTCGTTCGACACCGCACGTAACATCATGACCGGTGGCGTGCTGCTGGCCATCATGATCTTGCCGATCATCGCCGCAACCGCCCGCGAGGTCTTCGTTCAAACCCCGCCCGGCCACATCGAATCCGCCTTGGCGCTGGGTGCGACCCGCTGGGAAGTGGTGCGCATGACCGTGCTCCCATTCGGTATGTCGGGCTTCATCTCCGGCTCCATGCTCGGCCTCGGCCGCGCGCTCGGTGAGACGATGGCTTTGTACATGGTCGTTTCCCCGTCCTCGGCCTTCCGCTTCTCGCTTTTCGACGGCGGTACGACGTTCGCAACCGCCATTGCCAACGCTGCACCTGAGTTCAACAGCGACATCAAGGCCGGTGCTTACATCGCCGCAGGCCTCGTGTTGTTCGCCTTGACCTTCATCGTCAACGCATTCGCTCGATCCTTGGTTTCCAAGAAGTAG